Genomic segment of Nitrospirota bacterium:
AGGATTTTTTGGAGCCACCGAAGGGATTCGAACCCCCGACCAGCTGATTACAAATCAGCTGCTCTACCGAACTGAGCTACGGTGGCTTAGTGTTTACATTATATCATGTTTTTATTAAATTATTAAATACCCTTATTAAAATTTCAGTCAATTTTTTATGAGCAGGCCATAAGCCGGATTCTGTTTTATGTGGCCATTCATCTAAACTGAACGGTCGCCCGTCCACTTATGCGGTTGGTACCCGTTTGCCTTCCATATTTCTATGGAATTGGGTGGGCTGCCCAAAAAGCAAATCCTATTCCACCTTTCTCCAGAGGGGGTTTACAAACTCTCATCGTTACCGGTAAAAGCGGTGAGCTCTTACCTCGCCTTTTCACCCTTACCTCGTGGCTATTGACCACAGGCGGTATGTTTTCTGTTGCACTTTCCCTGGGGTTGCCCCCGGCTGCCGTTAACAGCCCTCCTGCCCTATGGAGCCCGGACTTTCCTCTCCCCCCGACATCTGCTCCTGCCAGAGGCAGTGACCACATGGCCTGCTCATAATAATTTATTTCTTCTTCTTAGCTTTGTCTCCTTTTTTAACTTCAACAGTTGAGCCCTTTTTGACCTCAACAGGTTGCTCTTTTATAATCTCAACCGGCTGTTCTTTTATTATCTCTATTGGTTGCTCCTTTTTTACCTCTGGCAATGTATCTTTCCTGATTTCAACTGGCTGCTCTACCTCAACCGGCGCCTCTTCAACCACTGGCATGGTCTCTTCAAACGGTTTTTCCTTTATGTGTTTAAAAAACACCGCACCAAGCGGAGGCAGTTGCACGGAAAGTGAAAACGGCCTGTTTTGCCACCACACATGATCGGCATGGAAACCACCCCAGTTACCGATGTTGCCACCCCAGTAGCGTTCCGAATCGCTGTTTAACACCTCTTTGTAAAATCCCTCAAATGGAACCCCTATTCTATAATTTAATCTCGGTACAGGCGTAAAATTAAACACGCAGATCATTACCTCATCCGTATTTTTTGACTTTCTCATAAACGACACTATACTGTTGCTGTAGTCGGTGAAATCTATCCACTCAAACCCCTCGTGGCTGAAATCCACCTCGTAGAGGGATCTTTCCTCTTTGTATATGTGGTTTAGATCTCTCATGAAGTTAAGCAGCTTCTGATGTGGCTCATACTCAAGCAAATGCCAGTCAAGACTGGTCTCAAAATTCCACTCCTTCCACTGCCCAAACTCCCCGCCCATAAACAAAAGTTTCTTGCCGGGCTGGGCATACATGTAGGCATAGAGAAGTCTCAGGTTTGCAAACTTTTGCCACATATCCCCTGGCATTTTATCCAGCATCGAGCGCTTCAGATACACCACCTCATCATGGGAAAGCACGTTGACAAAGTTTTCCGTAAAAGCATAAAGCAGTGCAAAAGTCAGATTATTATGGTGATAGCGCCTGTGAACCGGTTCCTTCTGAAAATACAGCAATATGTCATGCATCCACCCCATGTTCCATTTAAAGCTAAACCCAAGTCCTCCCAAATACGTCGGTCTTGACACCATAGGCCATGCCGTTGACTCCTCGGCTATTGTTAAAACTCCGGGATGATAGGCATGCACTACCTCGTTAAATCTCTTTAGCATTGCTATAGCCTCAAGGTTTTCCTTCCCTCCATATTGGTTAGGAAGCCACTCACCATGCTTTTTGGAATAATCAAGATACAGCATCGAGGCCACTGCATCCACCCTTAAGCCATCCAGATGGTATTTATCCAGCCAAAACAGTGCATTTGCTATTAAAAAGTTGGTGACCTCAACTCTGCCATAGTTAAAAATGAGAGTGCCCCACTCCTTGTGCTCACCGCGTCTTGGGTCGGCGTGTTCGTAAAGCGCCGTGCCATCAAAATAAGACAGTCCGTGAGAGTCCCTCGGAAAATGTGCTGGCACCCAGTCCATTATGACTCCTATCCCGTTTTGATGGCAGCAATCTACTAAGTACATGAAATCCTCAGGGGTTCCAAAGCGGCTTGTCGGAGCAAAGTACCCGACCGGTTGATACCCCCAGGATGCGTCCAGCGGATGCTCCGTTACGGGAAGCAGCTCTATGTGTGTATAACCAAGATCTCTTACGTATGAAACTAGTTGGTCAGCCATCTCGCGGTATGTAAGCCACCGCGGCATCCCATCCCCAGCTGCCTGTCTCCACGAGGCAAGATGTACCTCATAGGTGCTGCAGGGCTGTTCCAGCCAATTCTTCTTTGGTCTTTCCTCCATCCACGTATCATCATTCCACTTATACCTGTTTATGTCATAAACTATGGAGGCGCTTTTGGGCCGTACCTCAGCGTAAAACCCATACGGGTCAGCCTTTATCCCAATATAATTATTATACTTACCCTTTATCTCAAACTTATAAACATCGCCCTCCTGTAAGTCAGGTATAAATATCTCCCACACACCAAATGCGCCACGCAATCTCATCTGATGGCGTCTGCCATCCCAGTTGTTAAAATCCCCGATTACACTTACCCTTGCGGCATTAGGAGCCCAAACAGCAAAAAACACACCATTGATTCCGTTTATTTCCATAACGTGAGCGCCCAGCTTTTCATACTTCTTGTAGTGGGTTCCCTCGCTGCTTAAGTGCAGATCAAAATCGCTTAATATTGGCCAAAACGAGTATGGATCATCATACTCTAACTCCGTGCCGTCATCCAGCACAGCCTTCAGTCTGTATGGAAACACATTAGATTCTTTTTCCACTATAGCTTCATAAAAGCCCTCTGCCCTTACCTTTGTGCACTGATAGACCTTATTGTCATCTTTTCTAACTACATACAGCTCTCTGCTACCGGGCAGAAATGCTCTCACTGCTACAGCATCTTTATTTTCAAACTTAATCGGATGGGCACCTAAAATTGAAAACGGATCTGCATGACATGAACCAAGTATCGCATTAACATGCTCATTAAACTCCATCGTATAACCTCCTCACTGTTGCTCGCTTTATTTTATCAAACCATTAATCAGACGAATGGTGTTTTAACTACTCGCCGCTAATGATAACCTATTTGAGACTCTGTTGTCAACGAAAGCCTGCAGGCCAAAATCCGATTTTGATTTTAGAGCATAATATTAAAAACCCCTGTCTTTTCTATACTATGGAATGGCAAGATATTTCAGGGGATTTTCAGTGATTGTCCTCATGACCGACTGCTCGTCAAAGCCCAGACTGATTAGTCTTTTTGCAGCCTCCATAAGAGACATTGAGCCTCCCATGAGCACCCCCTTAGAGTCGGCAATGCGTCCTGTGGCAAGGGTGGTTTTGGCCTCCTTTACGGAGTCCGAGACAAGGATTATCTTTTCCGGCGGTTTTATTTTAAAAATAAGCTCGATAGTTTTTGGGTGAAGGTGGTTTTGGTCCCCAATAAGCTCTACATAAATATCCTTATTTATAAGGGCAAAACCCGTAAGCCCCGGCTCTCTGTGGTGAAATACCGGCATGGCATTAAATAAATGGGTAACTCCTGTGGCCCCAGCATAAAACCCCGCCTCTGCCTGTGAGTACGATGCCTCAGAGTGCCCCATGCTGACGATAACCCCACGTTTTACCACATGCTTTATTAACTCAATAGCGCCATCCAGCTCCGGTGCAATCGTTATAATTTTCACAATGTCTTCAAAACCCTCAACCAGCCTGTCAAAGATGTTAACATCGGGATAAATAAACGACTGTTTGTTTAGGGCCCCGCACTTAACGGGGTTAAGAAACGGCCCCTCAAGATTTACGCCAACTATTTTGGCCTGTGCTGTTACTTTGTCTTCCGACTCTGCCTTCTCCTGGATTTCCATTGCTCTTTTAACCGTCTCTATGTGAAGGCGCATGACTTCAACCTCGTCACTGTAAATTGTCGGCAGTATTTCAGTGACTCCGTGCTGAAAATGAACCTCAGACATACGGATAATCTGTTTGCGAGAGGCAGTTGACGTGTCAAAGCCGCCAATCCCATGTGTGTGGATGTCAAGCACTCTCATGCGGCAAAAATCCTCTTTTTTAGCATAGTAAAACATATTATACCAGTTATCAAACAAATCAGTCCTTCTGTGTATCTGCCCAAAAGCAGCATTCCGGTTGAAAGGGTAAGCCCATAGACAAACAGAGTTCCAAGCAACCAGTCAAAGACGGAGGTTTTTACTTTATTTAGCTTAATGCCAGCTCTGGTTAATTTCTCCTCCACCGGTTTCCAGCCAAAACCGCCAACCGGCACTCGCTTATAAAACTCAATCAGAGTGCTTTCGTCTGTGGGTTTTGTTAAGAGTGTAACCACAACCCACACTACGGTTGACGAGAATATTATGAAAAAAAGTTTCTGATAAAATGGGATGTCTCCGTAAAATATGTATATAGCGGAGGCTGAAATTGTGGATGCCGCCATGGCTGAGATTTCACTCCATGCGTTAACACGCCACCAGTACCACCGCATGATAAACACAAGCCCGGTGCCGCTGCCAAAGGCTATCAGAAACTTAAACGTTCCCTCAATTGTTGTTGCATAGTAGGTTACAACTGCGGTTACTCCGCTTAGAGCAAGCATAGATAGCCGGGTTACAAATATATAGTGTTTTTCCGTTGCGTTTTGTTTAACAAATCTCATATAAAAATCTTTCATAAAGTAAGCGCTGGAAAGATTCAAATACACGCCTACGGTTGACATAAAGGCGGCAAAAAATGAGGCAAACACTATACCTTTCAGGCCGCTTGGAAGAATATTCAAAGCCATAATCGGATACACGCTCTCGTGGTCTTTAATTGCCGGATATAAAATCAAAGAGGCAAGCGCCGCGATTATCCATGGCCAACTTCTTAGCGCATAATTTGCTACGTTAAAGAAAAACGTGGCGCCAATAGCGTCTTTTTCACTTTTACAGGAGGCCATTCGTTGCACGACCACGCCGCCCCCGTCCGATGAATACTTAGACCACCAGCTCATTCCCATGTAGGCAATAAACGTGAGAATCGGCAGGGATAAAAACCCACCGTCTATTGGCGGAGTAAAATCCATGAAGTGGTTGTTTCCGTACATGGCGTCTATCTTAGGTTTCAATTGGCTGAGGCCGCCCACCCTGTTTACTGCATACACGGCCACTATGATGGCTCCAGTTTGTGCAAGCACAAATTGAAAAAAATCCGTGACAATAACCCCCCAGTACCCGGAAAGCAGGGAATACACGATGGTTACGGAACTTGAGATGAGTATTGCTGTCCACTTACCCCAGCCAAGTGTGGCATCAAGAATTTTAGCCATTGCAAGTATCACCTGAGCTTTAATTATGGTGTGTAATAACAGGGAAAAATATAACGCCTTCCATCCCCTTAGTGTAGAGGCTGCACGGCCTGAGTAGCGCATCTCGGTAAGCTCCACATCAGTCATAACACCAGCTCGTTTCCAAAACTGTGCAAACACGATAACAGAAAGCATCCCTGTCATGAGAAAACACCACCACTGCCAGTTTTCGTATATCCCCTTGGTTCTGACAAGTGCTGTTATATAGAGTGGGGTGTCCGATGAAAACGTAGTTGCAACCATTGAAGTCCCAGCCAGCCACCACGGGAGTTTTCTGCCGGAGAGAAAAAACTCCTCCGTTGATGAGGATGCTTTTTTGGTAAAATAAAGCCCCAGCACCAAAGATATTAGCATGTAAGCGGCTACAACAAGCCAATCAATTATACTTAATCGCATGGCAGTTATTGTAACAATAAATTGTATGTTGCTGCCCTAATTTTTAGAAGCTTTCGTGTTATGCCGACGATACGGTTTATAAATATAATTGATTTGACTTTTTCTACCCTTTGGGATAAGGGACTACTACTTTTAACCTCAAATGCAATTTAAATTTTTAAGTGCCTTCTGTTAAACTATACTTAGGAGGTGTCACATGATATTTGCAAGAATTACAGTTAATCTTGGCCAAATGAATGGTGTTCCGTGTATAAGAGGATTACGCATACCAGTAGCAACTATAGTTGGTATGATTGCTGACGGCATGAATGAGGATGAAATTTTAGACGCTTTCCCGGATTTAGAGCATTCAGATATTCAAGAGGCTCTAAGGTATGCCTCTTATGCTGTTACTGAACGAGAGATACCTTTAGTAACAACCGTGTAAGATTTCTAATAGACAATGCACTGTCGCCATTAATTGCAGACGGGTTAAATAAGGCAGGCCATGACGCAGTCCATGTGAGAGATTTAGGGCTGCATTGCGCTGATGACACTATTATTTTTGACAGAGCCGTTAAGGATAACCGTATTATTGTCTCTGCTGACACTGATTTCGGGACACTGTTAGCTCTTAAAAGTGACAGAAAGCCCTCTGTTGTCCTGTTTAGAAGAAGCACTGAGCGGAGACCGAATGTACAAATAATGCTTTTACTTATGAATCTTCCAGCCATTCAAAATGCTTTAGAAGAGGGAAGTATAGTCGTTTTTGAACAAGCCCGCATTCGAATTCGTTCCCTGCCAATAATACCAAGTAGCTTCCAAAACGGTAATATAATGGTTCAGAAAAAGAACTGGATCCCGCATCAAGTGCGGGATGACAAAGAGGTGCAATCCCTTTATCTGTCATTTCTGCGGAGGCAGGAATCCAGTTTTTTATTTATATCTTTGAGCGCAACTTGGTATAAATGGTGGTTTAGTGCTGTGCTTTCAAGATGTATTAACTTAAAATGGTGGATTCTTATATGAAATGCCCGTCAAAGAATGATATATATTAATAATTGATACTTTTGTATTCTATTGCAAAATATTATTGGTTGTGGCTAAAGTTGCCTGGTTTAAAGAAGTTCAAAAAACTCGTTGACGGTAAGTCCTGCTTGTCTTATAATTGCCCGTAGTGTTCCTCTACTAATTCCAGATTATCCTCCGGTACTGAGTGCCCATCCTCGTTTAATGTTTCAATGTAATGGTCTATAGCTTCTTTGATATTCTCAAGCGCTTCATTTTTTGTAGTTCCCTGACTTATACATCCCGGTAGAGACGGACACTCTGCTACCCAAAATCCATCTTCCCCTGGATAGATGATTACTTGCCTCATCTATGACTTCCCCTTACCTGGATTTCATACTGAAAAGGCGGCGGCCGGATTCGAACCGGCGCATAAAGGTTTTGCAGACCTCTCCCTTAGCCACTTGGGTACGCCGCCACATAGCTCCCAAAAGACTATTGTAACATATTTTTGTTTTTTTTCAACCAAAAAAATAATTGTTGTTTTAGGTCTGACCCGCATGTAATGTCGGCGTTAAATTTTATTTATTGCTGTAAAAATGTTAAAATAATAGCGTTTTTACGTTATAACACAAAAGGAGGGTTAGTGAGCTGATGTCAAAGAGCTATGATATAGGGGTAATTGCCGGTGATGGGACAGGACCTGAGGTCATCAGAGAAAGTGTAAAGGTGCTGAGGGCTGCTGCGCAGCGTTTCGGCTTTAGCCTGAACTTTGTTGAGTACGATTTTGGGGGCACGCGGTATCTTAAAACCGGAGAGGTGTTACCAGAGAGCGCTGTGGGTGAATTAAGGAAATTTAAGACGCTCCTTCTTGGCGCCATAGGCCACCCCGATGTTAAACCCGGTATTTTAGAGAAGGGAATTCTGCTTCGCCTGCGCTTTGAACTTGATATGTATATAAACCTGAGACCAGTAAAACTCTTTCCCGGTGTTGAGTGTCCGCTTAAGGACAAAACCCCTGCCGATATAGATTTTGTCGTCGTAAGAGAAAACACAGAGGGGCTTTATGCCGGTGCAGGCGGATTTTTCAAAAAAGGAACACCCGATGAGGTAGCCGTTCAGGAATCCATAAACACCAGAAAAGGCGTTGAGCGCTGTATCAGATACGCATTTGAGTACTGCAAAAAGAGAAACATCGGAAATAAACTAACCCTTTGCGGTAAGACTAACGTGCTCACTTATGCCTTTGACCTGTGGGAGAGGGCTTTTTACGAGGTAGCAAAGGAATACCCCGGAATTAAGGCAGACTATGCCCATGTGGATGCTATCACTATGTGGTTTGTTAAAAATCCGGAATGGTTTGACGTTATCGTAACAGACAACATGTTTGGAGATATAATAACCGACCTTGGCGCTATGATTCAGGGCGGCATGGGTATTGCCGCGGGGGGCAATATAAACCCTGAAGGTACCTCCATGTTTGAACCCATTGGAGGGTCGGCTCCAAAATATACGGGTAAAAACATCATAAATCCGCTTGCCGCAATCTGTGCCGGTGGTCTTTTGCTTGACTATCTGGGAGAGGCTGAGGCAGGCAAAACCATTGAAAACGCCGTCATGCACGTTACCGGAGAGCGCCTTAAAAGTCTTGCCGCCGGAAATATGGGATTTTCCACCTCCGAGGTAGGCGATATGGTTGCCAATTGTTTGTAGGTGTTTTACATATTTATTGACTTATATAGAAAGAAACTATTACAATGTGCAAGTAAATGATTTTAAGGAATCGGCATTTAGTTTCAGACAAAAAGGTATCTGGCAAAGCCATATATGAGCAAGAAAAAGGCAGCCACTGGAGGCAACCATGAACGAAAACTTCATAAAGGATTTAATGGCGCTATACAGCAACCCTATATTTAAGGGTGCTTTTACGGATTATCTGGTGAGAATGCAGCAGGACGGGATGGAGGCAGCACGTAAGTACTGGATGGGTTCCTCCGATAAAAGCGCTCTGTTTGGCGGAGGGGCTGATATATTTGAAAAGATGGTGGATTTCTACTCCGGCCTGGGATTTATCAGCCGTAAAAAATACGATGAAG
This window contains:
- a CDS encoding DUF433 domain-containing protein translates to MIFARITVNLGQMNGVPCIRGLRIPVATIVGMIADGMNEDEILDAFPDLEHSDIQEALRYASYAVTEREIPLVTTV
- a CDS encoding type II toxin-antitoxin system HicB family antitoxin, which encodes MRQVIIYPGEDGFWVAECPSLPGCISQGTTKNEALENIKEAIDHYIETLNEDGHSVPEDNLELVEEHYGQL
- a CDS encoding 3-isopropylmalate dehydrogenase yields the protein MSKSYDIGVIAGDGTGPEVIRESVKVLRAAAQRFGFSLNFVEYDFGGTRYLKTGEVLPESAVGELRKFKTLLLGAIGHPDVKPGILEKGILLRLRFELDMYINLRPVKLFPGVECPLKDKTPADIDFVVVRENTEGLYAGAGGFFKKGTPDEVAVQESINTRKGVERCIRYAFEYCKKRNIGNKLTLCGKTNVLTYAFDLWERAFYEVAKEYPGIKADYAHVDAITMWFVKNPEWFDVIVTDNMFGDIITDLGAMIQGGMGIAAGGNINPEGTSMFEPIGGSAPKYTGKNIINPLAAICAGGLLLDYLGEAEAGKTIENAVMHVTGERLKSLAAGNMGFSTSEVGDMVANCL
- a CDS encoding Na+:solute symporter, producing the protein MLISLVLGLYFTKKASSSTEEFFLSGRKLPWWLAGTSMVATTFSSDTPLYITALVRTKGIYENWQWWCFLMTGMLSVIVFAQFWKRAGVMTDVELTEMRYSGRAASTLRGWKALYFSLLLHTIIKAQVILAMAKILDATLGWGKWTAILISSSVTIVYSLLSGYWGVIVTDFFQFVLAQTGAIIVAVYAVNRVGGLSQLKPKIDAMYGNNHFMDFTPPIDGGFLSLPILTFIAYMGMSWWSKYSSDGGGVVVQRMASCKSEKDAIGATFFFNVANYALRSWPWIIAALASLILYPAIKDHESVYPIMALNILPSGLKGIVFASFFAAFMSTVGVYLNLSSAYFMKDFYMRFVKQNATEKHYIFVTRLSMLALSGVTAVVTYYATTIEGTFKFLIAFGSGTGLVFIMRWYWWRVNAWSEISAMAASTISASAIYIFYGDIPFYQKLFFIIFSSTVVWVVVTLLTKPTDESTLIEFYKRVPVGGFGWKPVEEKLTRAGIKLNKVKTSVFDWLLGTLFVYGLTLSTGMLLLGRYTEGLICLITGIICFTMLKKRIFAA
- the glgB gene encoding 1,4-alpha-glucan branching protein GlgB encodes the protein MEFNEHVNAILGSCHADPFSILGAHPIKFENKDAVAVRAFLPGSRELYVVRKDDNKVYQCTKVRAEGFYEAIVEKESNVFPYRLKAVLDDGTELEYDDPYSFWPILSDFDLHLSSEGTHYKKYEKLGAHVMEINGINGVFFAVWAPNAARVSVIGDFNNWDGRRHQMRLRGAFGVWEIFIPDLQEGDVYKFEIKGKYNNYIGIKADPYGFYAEVRPKSASIVYDINRYKWNDDTWMEERPKKNWLEQPCSTYEVHLASWRQAAGDGMPRWLTYREMADQLVSYVRDLGYTHIELLPVTEHPLDASWGYQPVGYFAPTSRFGTPEDFMYLVDCCHQNGIGVIMDWVPAHFPRDSHGLSYFDGTALYEHADPRRGEHKEWGTLIFNYGRVEVTNFLIANALFWLDKYHLDGLRVDAVASMLYLDYSKKHGEWLPNQYGGKENLEAIAMLKRFNEVVHAYHPGVLTIAEESTAWPMVSRPTYLGGLGFSFKWNMGWMHDILLYFQKEPVHRRYHHNNLTFALLYAFTENFVNVLSHDEVVYLKRSMLDKMPGDMWQKFANLRLLYAYMYAQPGKKLLFMGGEFGQWKEWNFETSLDWHLLEYEPHQKLLNFMRDLNHIYKEERSLYEVDFSHEGFEWIDFTDYSNSIVSFMRKSKNTDEVMICVFNFTPVPRLNYRIGVPFEGFYKEVLNSDSERYWGGNIGNWGGFHADHVWWQNRPFSLSVQLPPLGAVFFKHIKEKPFEETMPVVEEAPVEVEQPVEIRKDTLPEVKKEQPIEIIKEQPVEIIKEQPVEVKKGSTVEVKKGDKAKKKK
- a CDS encoding DUF5615 family PIN-like protein, coding for MDNALSPLIADGLNKAGHDAVHVRDLGLHCADDTIIFDRAVKDNRIIVSADTDFGTLLALKSDRKPSVVLFRRSTERRPNVQIMLLLMNLPAIQNALEEGSIVVFEQARIRIRSLPIIPSSFQNGNIMVQKKNWIPHQVRDDKEVQSLYLSFLRRQESSFLFISLSATWYKWWFSAVLSRCINLKWWILI